A single window of Syntrophotalea acetylenica DNA harbors:
- a CDS encoding cobyric acid synthase: MNDTQSFRVHHATHLRQLAMTAGVDPDKLLDFSASTNPLGPPEWLRARISASISALPHYPEPGNQALIEAACQRYGVTAYQIIAGNGSTELIYLLPRALRARHALIPVPSHPVYATAAKVAGLAVHLMPLAAEDGFALDFDRLETALQQSGEGPRVVFLGQPNNPAGTIFDALRIRYLAGRFPATTFVVDEAFGDFVEDFDSLTASRPANVVVMLSLTRVFAIPGLRLGLAVASPSIVQKIEALQPPWSVNTLAQKVGVDALRDTAYLQTSRTAVASLRSTLRRQLEQIPYLTVYPGEATFLLIRCDHRSMDARALASRLIKRGLAIRVCDNFEGLDGRYFRVAVRNEAENRQLVGALRQELFMAPLVTARRRTPAIMFQGTGSSVGKSVLTAALCRIMLQDGYRVAPFKAQNMAINSFSTPDGGQMGHTQAVQAQAARLDPDVRMNPILLKPDSDQGSQVVLCGKPVGTMRLMDFFRYRTEAFEQARECYDALAGEYDAMLLEGAGSPAEVNLKAHDIVNMKMALHASAPVLMVGDIDLGGVFASFVGSMEVLSERERSQVAGFVINRFRGRTDLLKDALDYTLRHTGRPVLGVVPYLENLGLFGEDSVGIKGGLFHDGECAGDSVDIAVLDLPHISGFTDLEPLRIEPDVRLRTVRRGQDLGRPDAIILPGSRNVIGDLTFLRAVGLDRILQQRAQEGGCEIIGLCGGYQILGRSICDVHGLESPGTNLVGLDLLPIDTVLHPEKALVRTEARHRISGLKVGGYAIHHDQNRSGPAPPALIDNNGQALGACRGDGLVWGSYLHGLFDSDGFRRWFIDRLRQRKGLRPLGTVQACYDLEPAFERLADAVRQSLDISAIYRLMGLR; this comes from the coding sequence ATGAACGACACGCAAAGCTTTCGGGTGCACCACGCGACCCACCTTCGGCAGCTGGCCATGACTGCCGGAGTGGACCCCGATAAGCTGCTCGACTTTTCGGCCAGCACCAACCCCCTGGGTCCGCCCGAATGGCTGCGGGCGCGTATCAGCGCCAGCATCAGCGCCCTGCCACACTACCCCGAGCCCGGCAACCAGGCGCTGATCGAAGCCGCCTGCCAGCGCTACGGCGTTACCGCCTACCAAATCATCGCCGGCAACGGATCCACCGAACTGATTTACCTGCTCCCCCGTGCCCTCCGGGCGCGGCACGCGCTGATTCCCGTACCGAGCCATCCTGTTTACGCCACCGCGGCGAAAGTCGCGGGGCTGGCGGTGCATCTTATGCCCCTTGCCGCCGAAGACGGTTTCGCCCTGGATTTCGACCGCCTCGAAACCGCCCTGCAGCAATCCGGCGAGGGGCCACGAGTGGTGTTTCTGGGGCAACCGAACAATCCCGCCGGCACCATCTTCGACGCCCTGCGAATACGGTATCTGGCCGGCCGGTTTCCGGCAACCACCTTCGTCGTCGACGAAGCCTTTGGCGATTTTGTGGAGGATTTCGACAGCCTTACCGCCAGCCGGCCCGCCAATGTGGTGGTCATGCTGTCCCTGACCAGGGTTTTTGCCATCCCCGGCCTGCGTCTCGGACTCGCCGTCGCTTCCCCTTCCATAGTGCAGAAGATCGAAGCGCTGCAACCGCCCTGGTCGGTCAACACCCTTGCCCAGAAAGTCGGCGTCGACGCCCTGCGCGACACCGCATACCTGCAAACATCCCGCACTGCCGTGGCCTCCCTGCGCAGCACCCTGCGCCGGCAGCTCGAACAGATCCCCTACCTCACCGTATATCCGGGTGAAGCGACGTTCCTGCTGATCCGCTGCGATCATCGATCGATGGATGCCCGCGCCCTGGCCTCGCGCCTCATCAAACGGGGTTTGGCTATCCGTGTCTGCGACAACTTCGAGGGGCTCGACGGGCGCTATTTCCGGGTTGCGGTGCGCAACGAAGCGGAAAATCGCCAACTGGTGGGGGCCTTGCGCCAGGAGCTGTTCATGGCGCCGCTGGTCACGGCCCGGCGGCGTACCCCGGCCATCATGTTCCAGGGCACCGGCTCCAGCGTCGGCAAAAGTGTCCTGACCGCCGCCCTGTGCCGCATCATGCTGCAGGACGGCTACCGGGTAGCACCCTTCAAAGCCCAGAACATGGCCATCAATTCCTTCAGCACGCCCGATGGCGGGCAGATGGGGCACACCCAGGCGGTGCAGGCCCAGGCCGCCCGTCTCGATCCGGATGTGCGCATGAATCCGATCCTGCTCAAACCGGACAGCGATCAGGGCAGTCAGGTCGTGTTGTGCGGCAAGCCGGTCGGCACTATGCGGCTGATGGATTTTTTCCGTTACAGGACCGAGGCGTTCGAGCAGGCCAGGGAGTGCTATGATGCGCTGGCCGGCGAATACGATGCCATGCTACTGGAGGGTGCCGGCAGTCCCGCCGAAGTCAATCTCAAGGCGCATGACATCGTCAACATGAAAATGGCCCTGCATGCCAGCGCACCGGTGCTGATGGTCGGTGATATCGACCTCGGCGGCGTATTCGCCTCCTTCGTCGGCTCCATGGAAGTTTTGTCGGAACGCGAGCGGAGCCAGGTAGCCGGTTTTGTCATCAACCGCTTCCGCGGCCGCACCGACCTGCTCAAGGATGCCCTCGACTACACGCTGCGACACACCGGCCGTCCGGTGCTCGGCGTGGTTCCTTACCTGGAAAACCTTGGGCTTTTCGGGGAGGATTCCGTCGGGATCAAAGGCGGCCTGTTCCATGACGGCGAATGCGCCGGGGATAGCGTCGATATCGCCGTGCTCGATCTGCCGCACATTTCCGGTTTCACCGACCTCGAGCCGCTGCGTATCGAACCGGATGTGCGCCTGCGGACGGTGCGACGCGGACAGGACCTGGGCCGGCCCGATGCCATCATCCTGCCGGGGAGCAGAAATGTCATCGGCGACCTCACCTTTTTACGCGCCGTCGGCCTCGACCGGATTCTGCAGCAAAGGGCACAGGAAGGCGGTTGCGAAATTATCGGCCTCTGCGGCGGATATCAGATCCTCGGCCGCTCCATCTGCGACGTTCATGGCCTCGAATCGCCGGGAACCAATCTGGTCGGCCTCGACCTGCTGCCCATCGACACGGTCCTGCACCCGGAAAAGGCCCTTGTGCGGACCGAAGCACGCCACCGCATTTCGGGCCTGAAGGTTGGCGGTTATGCCATCCATCATGACCAGAACCGCAGCGGCCCGGCACCGCCTGCACTGATCGACAACAACGGCCAGGCGCTGGGCGCCTGCCGTGGCGACGGCCTGGTGTGGGGCAGTTACCTCCACGGCCTGTTCGATTCGGACGGTTTCCGCCGCTGGTTCATCGATCGGTTGCGCCAACGCAAGGGGCTCAGACCCCTCGGCACCGTACAGGCCTGTTACGACCTGGAACCGGCTTTCGAGCGACTCGCCGACGCGGTAAGGCAGAGCCTCGATATTTCCGCCATCTATCGACTCATGGGGCTGCGCTGA
- a CDS encoding TorF family putative porin, with amino-acid sequence MKKWSVLLVSVFMLAVGFASQAQAKIEVEGDVYAGIWDKYMWRGFNLSDSRPTIQAGIDLTLGSGWTLSTWHNWQLTSGPNWNAGELNETDVILTYAFDLGDMISMSVGDIWYMIEGEDTNELFVTFTLNTLLSPNLKISYDWDRAEEDGLFYSFDISHTFDLGQWVPNTALNLGALVSYNQHADGTVADYAGWHNYELSASIDYALNDQMTISPIFIFSSPISSAAKDLIDTETAAALNLTFAF; translated from the coding sequence ATGAAAAAGTGGAGTGTGTTACTGGTTTCCGTCTTCATGCTGGCCGTTGGCTTCGCCAGCCAGGCCCAGGCCAAGATCGAGGTTGAAGGCGATGTCTACGCAGGCATCTGGGACAAGTACATGTGGCGTGGTTTCAATCTCAGCGACTCCCGCCCCACCATCCAGGCCGGTATCGACCTGACCCTCGGCAGCGGCTGGACCCTCAGCACCTGGCACAACTGGCAGCTCACCAGCGGCCCCAACTGGAATGCCGGCGAACTTAACGAAACCGACGTCATCCTCACCTATGCCTTCGACCTGGGCGACATGATTTCCATGTCGGTGGGCGACATCTGGTACATGATCGAGGGCGAAGACACCAACGAACTGTTCGTCACCTTCACCCTCAACACCCTGCTCTCCCCGAACCTGAAAATCTCCTACGACTGGGACCGCGCCGAGGAAGACGGGCTGTTCTACAGCTTCGACATCAGCCACACCTTCGACCTCGGGCAATGGGTTCCCAACACGGCCCTGAACCTTGGGGCCCTGGTCTCCTACAACCAGCATGCCGACGGCACCGTGGCCGACTATGCCGGCTGGCATAACTACGAGCTGAGCGCCAGCATCGACTATGCCCTGAACGACCAGATGACCATCAGCCCGATCTTCATTTTCTCGTCGCCGATCAGCTCGGCCGCCAAGGACCTCATCGACACCGAGACGGCCGCGGCCCTCAACCTGACCTTCGCTTTCTAG
- a CDS encoding ABC transporter substrate-binding protein gives MKRTLWGAVSATAAMVAAGSLLLTPACTKQENTRPAKETLRITCWAGYAKPYVEDFQKLVREKYNVDVDVQIHNPTDQDEFFQAVKNNTADLISPPIELPKIPRFFSYQEGSQYLQPVDVNNIPNLARMMPVFRDDQTPFHNGVRYGVPYNCGPYGLAYNRDKVVEAPASWNVLWDPQYAGQYTINNNFPKVNVWIAALALGYGYEDIFDINKLDRAKVQEKLNALAKNARSLWDGAANPDEFPELALATTWGFAAQAANLKGGNWRLATPAEGGTAWIDCWYLGAGARDMTKTLAEEWINFSLDPERQADVVKSQGVSPVMADTGDLLNAEEKAMFHVGDEAYFKTVALWRVLSEETEQAFNAMWEEARQQRQ, from the coding sequence ATGAAAAGAACCTTGTGGGGAGCCGTCTCCGCCACGGCGGCCATGGTGGCCGCCGGCAGTCTGCTGCTGACCCCCGCCTGCACCAAACAGGAAAACACCCGGCCCGCCAAGGAAACCCTGCGCATTACCTGCTGGGCCGGCTATGCCAAACCCTATGTGGAAGATTTTCAGAAACTGGTCAGGGAAAAGTACAATGTCGATGTCGACGTGCAGATCCATAATCCCACAGATCAGGACGAATTTTTCCAGGCGGTGAAAAACAACACGGCGGACCTGATCTCACCGCCCATCGAGCTGCCCAAAATCCCACGTTTCTTTTCCTACCAGGAAGGCAGCCAGTACCTGCAGCCGGTGGACGTGAACAACATCCCGAACCTGGCCAGAATGATGCCGGTGTTCCGCGACGATCAGACCCCCTTCCACAATGGCGTGCGCTACGGCGTGCCCTATAACTGCGGCCCCTACGGTCTGGCCTACAACCGCGACAAGGTCGTCGAAGCACCCGCCAGCTGGAACGTGCTGTGGGATCCTCAGTACGCCGGGCAGTACACCATCAACAACAACTTCCCCAAGGTCAACGTCTGGATCGCGGCCCTGGCCCTCGGCTACGGCTATGAGGACATCTTCGATATCAACAAACTCGACCGTGCGAAAGTTCAGGAAAAGCTCAACGCCTTGGCCAAAAACGCCAGAAGCCTGTGGGACGGCGCCGCCAACCCGGACGAATTCCCGGAACTGGCCCTGGCCACCACCTGGGGATTTGCCGCCCAGGCCGCCAACCTTAAAGGCGGCAACTGGCGCCTGGCGACCCCGGCTGAGGGCGGCACCGCCTGGATCGATTGCTGGTATCTCGGCGCCGGCGCCAGGGACATGACCAAAACCCTGGCCGAAGAGTGGATCAATTTCTCCCTGGATCCCGAAAGGCAGGCCGATGTGGTCAAGTCCCAGGGCGTCTCACCTGTCATGGCCGATACCGGCGACCTCCTCAATGCCGAGGAAAAAGCCATGTTCCATGTGGGAGACGAAGCCTATTTCAAAACCGTGGCCCTGTGGCGGGTTCTCAGCGAAGAAACGGAACAGGCTTTCAACGCCATGTGGGAAGAAGCCAGGCAGCAGCGTCAATAA
- a CDS encoding ethanolamine ammonia-lyase — protein MLKKGKLAAGITGALVMTFLAGMAGAVTIGSIKPGEDVFQYVNRSKGKFDLSLYQQVIGAANAFKEGDEGLGVAADSEMSRQNARKLLANTRIKDIYDNPLFVDGQEKLIRKTTDKAKYNKIKSMTMGELKHFLLTRPEADIKSIMGGLHSDVIGSVVKLMSNDELIRVGQKIFNTLPGSKIGAKGYLSARIQPNSPTDNKEDIQLQVLNGFAYAVGDIVIGTNPVDSQLEATLRVENALKEIVTAFKLEKTVPWCVLAHIDGQAAAEKEVPGSTAIWFQSLAGTESANKTFDLTIQKMIDYAKMRKGPYGLYFETGQGADYTNGHGHGFDMVVHESRKYGFARALQQEIARTKGVPADQVWLHLNDVAGFIGPEVFKTREQLVRCCLEDIVMGKLHGLVLGLDICSTLHMPVTLDDLEWCQDQIAPANPAYLMALPTRNDPMLSYLTTGFQDHVRLREKFGFKVNDAMWKFFQKIEVIDAKGKPTKHFGDPAWVYYKFRQAKGDKRSFKEIYAEGQKSIANVRGRGVDMAVGYGKNIWDLEPVTNKRIHDLYDDAKVSLWAEFTPEFINSIPNAVSIKSQSHDRENYIAAPSTGEELSKAAVATLQKLSATWGGKAPDVQVVISDGLNARAIMDDGHLMPYLNELKKQCKKAGMSLSDKNIVVTGGRVRAGYKAGEVLYGKAGSKPKAIVHIIGERPGSGHHAFSAYLVKVQPGTWAKAGAVDHDQSKVLSGISDTGLLPAEAARQTVKLLMEM, from the coding sequence ATGTTAAAAAAGGGAAAACTCGCAGCAGGCATTACCGGCGCCCTGGTAATGACCTTCCTGGCCGGGATGGCCGGGGCCGTCACCATCGGCAGCATCAAGCCCGGTGAGGATGTGTTTCAGTATGTCAATCGCAGCAAGGGCAAGTTCGATCTGAGCCTTTATCAACAGGTCATCGGCGCCGCCAACGCTTTCAAGGAAGGCGACGAGGGGCTCGGTGTTGCCGCGGATAGCGAAATGTCCCGTCAAAACGCCCGCAAGCTGCTGGCGAACACCAGAATCAAGGACATTTATGACAACCCGCTGTTTGTGGACGGGCAGGAAAAACTGATCCGCAAAACCACCGACAAGGCCAAATACAACAAGATCAAGAGTATGACCATGGGCGAGCTGAAGCACTTTTTGCTCACCAGACCGGAAGCCGACATCAAGTCCATCATGGGCGGCCTGCACAGCGATGTGATCGGCTCGGTGGTCAAACTCATGTCCAACGACGAACTGATTCGCGTCGGCCAGAAAATCTTCAATACCCTGCCCGGTTCCAAAATCGGCGCCAAGGGCTATCTGAGCGCCCGCATCCAGCCCAACTCGCCGACCGACAACAAGGAAGACATTCAGCTGCAGGTTCTGAACGGCTTCGCCTACGCGGTGGGCGATATCGTTATCGGCACCAACCCGGTCGACAGCCAGCTTGAAGCCACCTTGCGGGTCGAAAACGCCCTGAAGGAAATCGTCACGGCCTTCAAACTCGAAAAGACGGTACCCTGGTGCGTTCTGGCCCACATCGACGGCCAGGCCGCCGCCGAAAAGGAAGTGCCCGGCTCCACCGCCATCTGGTTCCAGAGCCTGGCCGGTACCGAGAGCGCCAACAAGACCTTCGATCTGACCATCCAGAAGATGATCGACTACGCGAAAATGCGTAAAGGTCCGTACGGTCTCTATTTCGAAACCGGCCAGGGGGCCGACTACACCAACGGCCACGGCCACGGCTTCGACATGGTGGTGCATGAATCCCGCAAATACGGCTTCGCCCGCGCCCTGCAGCAGGAAATCGCCAGAACCAAGGGCGTGCCCGCCGACCAGGTCTGGCTGCACCTCAATGACGTTGCCGGTTTCATCGGTCCCGAGGTGTTCAAAACCCGCGAACAGCTGGTGCGCTGCTGTCTGGAAGATATCGTCATGGGCAAACTGCACGGCCTGGTGCTGGGTCTTGACATCTGCTCGACCCTGCACATGCCCGTCACCCTCGACGACCTGGAGTGGTGCCAGGACCAGATCGCTCCGGCCAACCCGGCCTATCTGATGGCCCTTCCTACCCGCAATGACCCGATGCTCAGCTACCTGACCACCGGCTTCCAGGACCATGTCCGCCTGCGCGAAAAGTTCGGCTTCAAGGTCAACGACGCCATGTGGAAATTTTTCCAGAAAATCGAAGTCATCGACGCCAAGGGCAAACCGACCAAACACTTCGGCGACCCGGCCTGGGTCTACTACAAATTCCGCCAGGCCAAGGGCGACAAGCGGTCCTTCAAAGAGATCTACGCTGAAGGTCAAAAGTCGATTGCCAATGTTCGCGGCCGCGGCGTCGACATGGCCGTGGGTTACGGGAAAAACATCTGGGACCTGGAACCGGTCACCAACAAGCGTATCCACGACCTGTATGACGACGCCAAAGTCAGCCTGTGGGCCGAATTCACCCCCGAATTCATCAACTCCATCCCCAACGCAGTGAGCATCAAGAGCCAGTCCCACGACCGCGAAAACTACATCGCCGCGCCTTCCACCGGCGAAGAGTTGTCCAAAGCCGCCGTGGCCACCCTGCAGAAGCTGTCAGCCACCTGGGGCGGCAAAGCTCCCGACGTGCAGGTAGTGATTTCCGATGGTCTGAACGCCAGGGCCATCATGGATGACGGGCATCTGATGCCTTACCTCAATGAGCTGAAGAAACAGTGTAAAAAAGCCGGCATGTCCCTGTCGGACAAAAACATCGTCGTGACCGGCGGCCGGGTGCGCGCTGGATACAAGGCCGGCGAAGTCCTGTACGGCAAGGCCGGCAGCAAGCCCAAAGCCATCGTTCACATCATCGGCGAACGCCCCGGCAGCGGCCATCATGCCTTCTCCGCCTATCTGGTCAAGGTGCAGCCTGGCACCTGGGCCAAGGCCGGCGCGGTCGACCACGACCAGTCCAAGGTTCTGTCCGGCATTTCCGACACGGGTCTGCTTCCCGCCGAAGCCGCCCGCCAGACGGTCAAGCTGCTGATGGAAATGTAA
- a CDS encoding ABC transporter ATP-binding protein gives MTAQPILQVENLGFAIGDHQILADISCGFETGAIHGLIGPNGSGKSTLLRNLCRIWEPQQGQVLIEGRDYRRLSRKTLSQMVTLVQQDTRLDFSILVSDFVAMGRHPHLKRLQWLRQRDMDIIEQALQVTGTTVFRNRPINELSGGEAQLVSLARALATEAPIILLDEPTSALDIRHKLEIMDLLTGLRDAGKTILISIHDLDLARRYCDTVTLLQQGRIHYHGLAAKGFAKQRIKEVFHVGVEEIATEHGVSLLFYR, from the coding sequence ATGACGGCACAACCGATTTTGCAAGTCGAAAACCTCGGATTCGCCATTGGAGACCATCAAATCCTGGCGGACATCAGCTGCGGTTTCGAAACCGGCGCCATCCACGGCCTGATCGGGCCCAACGGTTCCGGTAAAAGCACCCTGCTGCGCAATCTCTGCCGCATCTGGGAGCCGCAACAGGGACAGGTACTTATCGAAGGGCGCGACTACCGACGCCTGTCCCGCAAAACCCTGAGTCAGATGGTGACGCTGGTGCAGCAGGATACACGCCTCGATTTTTCCATCCTGGTTTCCGATTTTGTCGCCATGGGCCGCCACCCGCACCTGAAACGCCTGCAGTGGCTGCGGCAGCGGGACATGGACATCATCGAACAGGCTCTCCAGGTCACCGGCACCACGGTATTCCGCAACAGGCCGATCAACGAACTGTCCGGCGGCGAAGCGCAACTGGTCAGCCTGGCCCGGGCGCTGGCCACCGAAGCACCGATCATTCTGCTGGATGAGCCCACCAGCGCCCTGGACATTCGGCACAAGCTCGAGATCATGGATCTGCTGACCGGCCTGCGCGATGCCGGCAAAACCATCCTCATCAGCATCCATGATCTCGATCTTGCGCGACGTTACTGTGACACCGTAACCCTGCTGCAGCAGGGCCGGATCCACTATCACGGCCTGGCCGCGAAAGGCTTCGCCAAGCAACGCATCAAGGAGGTTTTCCATGTCGGCGTCGAGGAAATCGCAACCGAGCATGGCGTTTCGCTGCTGTTCTACCGTTAG
- a CDS encoding ABC transporter substrate-binding protein, whose translation MSASRKSQPSMAFRCCSTVRRILGSVMVLAMACLATLPAGAAAAETARSARRFPLEMDALMGALSDTRVPALATGKGFPRNVSYRFTRYDFATDKIHEERRSVILKHQPKRIIPHATGLTEILWAILPHERLVAVHESCKDRQFSFLATLLPENLPTYGTDDAEIVIGYRPDLVMTSFFSNENFLHQLRTARIPMAQFGFFDDLDAIEEQILLAGRLTGEEASARRLVAVMHEKLRDIQLAVNRRRSGTVRPPSVLYYDNMAYVAGAGTTFDSMCKALGVTNIAAAKGIRNFKQVDYETLLQWNPDVIIVPEESSFDRQLYSQEILAGANAIRRGNIRKMPTVYLLSSSQYLVASINYLAGLLYESSF comes from the coding sequence ATGTCGGCGTCGAGGAAATCGCAACCGAGCATGGCGTTTCGCTGCTGTTCTACCGTTAGACGCATCCTGGGCTCGGTGATGGTGTTAGCCATGGCCTGCCTTGCAACACTGCCGGCCGGCGCCGCCGCCGCGGAGACCGCCCGCAGCGCACGCAGGTTCCCTCTGGAGATGGATGCCCTGATGGGAGCGTTGAGCGATACCCGTGTGCCGGCGCTTGCGACCGGAAAAGGTTTCCCACGCAACGTCAGCTACCGCTTCACCCGTTACGATTTCGCAACGGATAAAATACATGAAGAACGGCGTTCCGTGATCCTGAAGCATCAGCCGAAGCGCATCATCCCTCACGCCACGGGGCTGACCGAAATTCTCTGGGCTATTCTGCCCCATGAACGCCTGGTGGCGGTGCATGAAAGCTGCAAGGACCGGCAGTTTTCCTTTCTGGCGACATTGCTGCCCGAAAACCTGCCGACTTACGGCACCGACGACGCCGAAATCGTCATCGGCTACCGCCCCGACCTGGTCATGACCTCCTTTTTTTCCAACGAGAACTTTCTCCATCAACTGCGCACCGCCCGCATTCCCATGGCGCAGTTCGGTTTCTTCGACGATCTCGATGCCATCGAAGAGCAGATCCTGCTGGCGGGGCGGCTGACCGGCGAGGAAGCTTCCGCCCGCAGGCTGGTCGCCGTCATGCACGAAAAACTGCGCGACATCCAGCTGGCGGTTAACAGGCGGCGCAGCGGCACCGTCAGGCCGCCTTCGGTACTGTATTATGACAACATGGCCTACGTGGCGGGGGCGGGTACCACCTTCGACAGCATGTGCAAGGCCCTTGGTGTAACCAACATCGCCGCCGCCAAAGGGATTCGCAACTTCAAACAGGTGGACTACGAAACCCTTCTGCAGTGGAACCCGGATGTGATCATCGTGCCGGAGGAAAGCAGTTTCGACCGGCAGCTCTACAGCCAGGAAATCCTGGCTGGCGCCAACGCCATACGCCGCGGGAACATCCGCAAGATGCCAACCGTCTACCTGCTGAGTTCCTCCCAATATCTGGTGGCCAGCATCAACTACCTGGCGGGACTGCTTTATGAATCGTCCTTCTGA
- a CDS encoding FecCD family ABC transporter permease — translation MNRPSEHRRFSLTGFAASIAAMGLLLTGMFLSIRIGPWAISLQDTARILASRMLHMNLPTDPALEAIVWLGRVPRTLTGVMVGFALGAAGTIMQGIFKNPMASPGVIGTSSGAALGAVTAIYIGLAATSIYAVPSFAILFAFVSMLVVLGIATSGGLTSRYTLLLGGIAFNAIFGALTSLVIVLSTDQFEMARQIVGWLMGDLTNRSWQHVYIVLIITLVGTLWSLLYARDLNIIMLSEEMAANLGVNVTLSRNMLLFVAALLTGGAIAVSGAIGFVGLIAPHIMRSFVGSDNRLLIPAAGILGGALVVYSDCAVRVWGGGGLRIGVLTALLGGPFFLYLIIRDRRKFVFF, via the coding sequence ATGAATCGTCCTTCTGAGCACCGCCGTTTTTCCCTGACAGGCTTCGCCGCCTCGATCGCCGCGATGGGACTGCTGCTGACGGGCATGTTCCTGTCGATCCGTATCGGGCCCTGGGCCATCAGCCTGCAGGATACCGCCCGCATCCTGGCGTCCAGGATGCTGCATATGAACCTGCCGACCGATCCCGCGCTGGAAGCCATTGTCTGGCTCGGCAGGGTGCCCCGCACCCTGACCGGGGTCATGGTCGGCTTTGCCCTGGGCGCCGCCGGCACCATCATGCAGGGCATCTTTAAAAACCCCATGGCCAGCCCCGGGGTTATCGGCACCAGTTCAGGCGCGGCCCTCGGAGCGGTAACCGCCATTTATATCGGTCTGGCGGCCACCAGCATCTACGCGGTACCATCCTTCGCCATCCTGTTCGCCTTCGTGTCGATGCTGGTGGTACTGGGCATTGCCACCAGCGGCGGCTTGACCTCCCGTTATACCCTGCTGCTGGGCGGCATCGCCTTCAACGCCATTTTCGGCGCGCTTACCTCGCTGGTGATCGTCCTGTCGACGGATCAGTTCGAAATGGCCCGCCAGATCGTCGGCTGGCTGATGGGAGACCTGACCAACCGCAGCTGGCAGCACGTCTACATCGTGCTGATCATCACCCTTGTGGGCACCCTGTGGTCGCTGCTGTACGCGCGGGATCTGAACATCATCATGCTCAGCGAAGAGATGGCCGCCAACCTCGGCGTCAACGTGACCCTGTCGCGCAACATGCTGCTGTTTGTCGCCGCGCTGCTGACCGGCGGCGCCATCGCCGTCTCCGGCGCCATCGGGTTCGTCGGCCTGATCGCGCCGCATATCATGCGCAGCTTCGTCGGTTCCGACAATCGCCTGCTGATCCCGGCCGCCGGGATACTGGGCGGTGCGCTGGTCGTCTACTCGGACTGCGCGGTGCGGGTGTGGGGCGGCGGGGGGCTGCGTATCGGGGTGCTGACGGCCCTGCTCGGCGGACCGTTTTTTCTTTACCTGATCATTCGCGACCGGCGCAAGTTCGTGTTTTTCTGA
- a CDS encoding AAA family ATPase → MNQTVRDPRHADPSVAEEFRHRIQQVETEIGKVIIGQDRMIESIICTLLAQGHILLEGVPGLAKSLAVATFARTIGGEFKRIQFTPDKLPSDITGTTIFNQATGTFTFHQGPVFCNILLADEINRAAPKVQSALLEAMQEKRVSIDRDQYRLPELFMVLATMNPVEQLGTYPLSEAQLDRFIAKVTLSYPPGNSRNSCSGKKALTSTNCKKPFRACCNRMK, encoded by the coding sequence ATGAACCAGACAGTCAGGGATCCCCGCCATGCCGACCCGTCCGTCGCGGAGGAATTCCGTCACAGGATCCAGCAGGTCGAGACCGAAATCGGCAAAGTCATCATTGGCCAGGACCGCATGATCGAGTCCATCATCTGCACCCTGCTGGCACAAGGGCACATTCTGCTGGAAGGCGTTCCGGGCCTGGCCAAAAGCCTCGCTGTCGCCACCTTCGCCCGCACCATCGGCGGCGAGTTCAAACGTATCCAGTTCACGCCGGACAAACTGCCCAGCGATATCACCGGCACCACCATCTTCAACCAGGCTACTGGCACTTTCACCTTCCACCAGGGTCCGGTATTCTGCAACATTCTGCTGGCCGATGAAATCAACCGCGCCGCGCCCAAGGTCCAGTCGGCACTGCTCGAAGCGATGCAGGAAAAACGTGTCAGCATCGACCGCGACCAGTACCGGCTGCCGGAGCTGTTCATGGTGCTGGCGACCATGAACCCGGTGGAACAGCTCGGCACCTACCCCCTGTCGGAAGCCCAGCTGGACCGGTTTATTGCCAAGGTCACGCTGAGCTACCCCCCCGGGAATTCGAGGAACAGCTGCTCAGGAAAAAAAGCACTGACTTCGACGAACTGCAAAAAGCCGTTCCGTGCCTGTTGCAACCGGATGAAGTAG
- a CDS encoding AAA family ATPase: protein MQHHVAKRVMVSPLVISYILELCLRTRPESQQAPEAIRDFVAVGVSPRAGEHLIAYCKGFAFLRGRDYVSFEDVDACVMQVLAHRMILSDAAILEGIRAQDLLQNIVASVAPYALVKP, encoded by the coding sequence ATGCAACACCACGTTGCCAAACGCGTCATGGTCTCGCCGTTAGTGATCTCCTACATCCTGGAGCTCTGCCTGCGTACCCGCCCCGAGTCGCAACAGGCGCCCGAGGCGATCCGCGACTTTGTTGCCGTGGGGGTGTCGCCCCGTGCCGGCGAACATCTTATCGCCTACTGCAAAGGCTTCGCCTTTTTACGGGGCCGGGATTACGTATCCTTCGAGGATGTCGATGCCTGTGTCATGCAGGTGCTGGCACACCGCATGATTCTCAGCGACGCCGCCATTCTGGAAGGCATCCGCGCGCAGGATCTGCTGCAGAACATCGTTGCCTCGGTTGCGCCTTACGCGCTGGTGAAACCATAA